One genomic segment of Syngnathus acus chromosome 1, fSynAcu1.2, whole genome shotgun sequence includes these proteins:
- the nt5c2b gene encoding cytosolic purine 5'-nucleotidase isoform X2, with translation MHRYASPGQTSKWGLFHYGTASRVFVNRSLAMEKIKCFGFDMDYTLAVYKSPEYESLGFELIVERLVSIGYPQELFSFVYDSSFPTRGLVFDTMYGNLLKVDAYGNILICVHGFNFIRGPEIRERYPNKFIQRDDTERFYILNTLFNLPETYLFACLVDFFSNCDRYTSCEMGFKDGDLFMSYKSMFQDVRDAVDWVHFKGTLKEKTVENLEKYVVKDGKLPLLLSRMNEVAKVFLATNSDYKYTDKIMTYLFDFSHGPKPGTSHQPWQSYFDLILVDARKPLFFGEGTVLRQVDTTTGRLKIGTYTGPLQHGIVYSGGSSDIVCDLLGAKGKDIVYIGDHIFGDILKSKKRQGWRTFLVIPELAQELHVWTDKSSLFEELQGLDIFLAELYKHLDSSSNERPDISTIQRRVKKVTHDMDMCYGMMGSLFRSGSRQTLFASQVMRYADLYAASYINLLYYPFSYLFRAAHVLMPHESTVEHMHVDIGAESPMATRNRKELECKRNQLTRSFSEIKPPNLFPQTPQEITHCHDEDDDEEEEEEEEEEEEEEEEEE, from the exons TGTATAAATCACCAGAGTATGAGTCTCTTGGATTTGAGCTAATAGTGGAGCGGCTGGTTTCCATCGGTTACCCTCAGGAGTTGTTCAGCTTTGTCTACGATTCGTCCTTTCCTACCAG AGGCCTTGTATTTGACACTATGTACGGAAACCTGTTGAAGGTCGACGCCTACGGTAATATACTGATCTGCGTCCATGGATTCAACTTTATCAGAGG CCCTGAGATCCGTGAGCGCTACCCAAACAAGTTCATCCAAAGAGATGATACAGAGCGCTTTTATATTCTCAACACACTCTTTAACCTGCCAG agaccTATCTCTTTGCATGTCTAGTGGATTTTTTCTCCAACTGTGATAGATACACAAG CTGTGAAATGGGCTTTAAGGACGGCGACCTCTTCATGTCTTACAAGAGCATGTTCCAGGATGTTCGCGACGCTGTTGACTGGGTCCACTTCAAG gGCACATTGAAGGAAAAAACTGTGGAGAACCTTGAGAAGTATGTCGTGAAAGAT GGAAAGTTGCCTCTTCTCCTCAGCCGGATGAATGAAGTTGCCAAGGTTTTTTTGGCTACCAACAGCGACTATAAATACACTGAT AAAATCATGACTTACCTGTTTGACTTCTCCCATGGTCCAAAG cCTGGTACTTCACACCAACCGTGGCAGTCTTATTTTGACCTCATCCTTGTAGATGCCAGAAAGCCACTCTTCTTTGGTGAAGGGACAGTGCTCCGACAAGTGGACACG ACCACAGGACGACTAAAGATTGGCACCTACACAGGACCGCTGCAGCATGGCATTGTTTATTCTGGAG GTTCCTCAGACATCGTTTGTGACTTGCTTGGTGCCAAAGGGAAGGACATCGTGTACATCGGGGACCATATCTTTGGAGACATACTCAAGTCCAAGAAACGGCAAGGCTGGAGGACTTTCCTGGTCATACCTGAGCTTGCCCAGGAGCTGCACGTGTGGACCGACAAGAGTT CTTTGTTTGAGGAACTACAAGGTCTGGACATTTTCTTGGCAGAACTCTACAA ACATTtggacagcagcagcaacgaGAGGCCCGATATCAGCACTATCCAGAGAAGAGTCAAG AAAGTCACACATGACATGGACATGTGCTACGGCATGATGGGCAGCCTTTTCCGCAGCGGCTCCAGGCAGACTCTGTTTGCCTCCCAAGTGATGCGCTACGCAGATCTCTACGCAGCCTCCTACATCAACCTGCTCTACTATCCATTCAGCTACCTCTTCAGAGCCGCACATGTGCTT ATGCCCCACGAGTCGACGGTGGAGCACATGCACGTGGACATTGGCGCCGAGTCGCCGATGGCCACGCGCAACCGCAAGGAATTGGAGTGCAAGAGAAACCAGCTGACCCGCTCCTTCAGTGAGATCAAGCCTCCCAACCTGTTTCCTCAAACCCCGCAGGAGATCACCCACTGCCacgatgaagacgatgatgaggaggaagaggaagaagaagaagaggaagaagaagaagaagaagaggaagaatga
- the nt5c2b gene encoding cytosolic purine 5'-nucleotidase isoform X3, which translates to MGFKDGDLFMSYKSMFQDVRDAVDWVHFKGTLKEKTVENLEKYVVKDGKLPLLLSRMNEVAKVFLATNSDYKYTDKIMTYLFDFSHGPKPGTSHQPWQSYFDLILVDARKPLFFGEGTVLRQVDTTTGRLKIGTYTGPLQHGIVYSGGSSDIVCDLLGAKGKDIVYIGDHIFGDILKSKKRQGWRTFLVIPELAQELHVWTDKSSLFEELQGLDIFLAELYKHLDSSSNERPDISTIQRRVKKVTHDMDMCYGMMGSLFRSGSRQTLFASQVMRYADLYAASYINLLYYPFSYLFRAAHVLMPHESTVEHMHVDIGAESPMATRNRKELECKRNQLTRSFSEIKPPNLFPQTPQEITHCHDEDDDEEEEEEEEEEEEEEEEEE; encoded by the exons ATGGGCTTTAAGGACGGCGACCTCTTCATGTCTTACAAGAGCATGTTCCAGGATGTTCGCGACGCTGTTGACTGGGTCCACTTCAAG gGCACATTGAAGGAAAAAACTGTGGAGAACCTTGAGAAGTATGTCGTGAAAGAT GGAAAGTTGCCTCTTCTCCTCAGCCGGATGAATGAAGTTGCCAAGGTTTTTTTGGCTACCAACAGCGACTATAAATACACTGAT AAAATCATGACTTACCTGTTTGACTTCTCCCATGGTCCAAAG cCTGGTACTTCACACCAACCGTGGCAGTCTTATTTTGACCTCATCCTTGTAGATGCCAGAAAGCCACTCTTCTTTGGTGAAGGGACAGTGCTCCGACAAGTGGACACG ACCACAGGACGACTAAAGATTGGCACCTACACAGGACCGCTGCAGCATGGCATTGTTTATTCTGGAG GTTCCTCAGACATCGTTTGTGACTTGCTTGGTGCCAAAGGGAAGGACATCGTGTACATCGGGGACCATATCTTTGGAGACATACTCAAGTCCAAGAAACGGCAAGGCTGGAGGACTTTCCTGGTCATACCTGAGCTTGCCCAGGAGCTGCACGTGTGGACCGACAAGAGTT CTTTGTTTGAGGAACTACAAGGTCTGGACATTTTCTTGGCAGAACTCTACAA ACATTtggacagcagcagcaacgaGAGGCCCGATATCAGCACTATCCAGAGAAGAGTCAAG AAAGTCACACATGACATGGACATGTGCTACGGCATGATGGGCAGCCTTTTCCGCAGCGGCTCCAGGCAGACTCTGTTTGCCTCCCAAGTGATGCGCTACGCAGATCTCTACGCAGCCTCCTACATCAACCTGCTCTACTATCCATTCAGCTACCTCTTCAGAGCCGCACATGTGCTT ATGCCCCACGAGTCGACGGTGGAGCACATGCACGTGGACATTGGCGCCGAGTCGCCGATGGCCACGCGCAACCGCAAGGAATTGGAGTGCAAGAGAAACCAGCTGACCCGCTCCTTCAGTGAGATCAAGCCTCCCAACCTGTTTCCTCAAACCCCGCAGGAGATCACCCACTGCCacgatgaagacgatgatgaggaggaagaggaagaagaagaagaggaagaagaagaagaagaagaggaagaatga